The following coding sequences lie in one Phyllopteryx taeniolatus isolate TA_2022b chromosome 4, UOR_Ptae_1.2, whole genome shotgun sequence genomic window:
- the pvalb7 gene encoding parvalbumin-7, with protein MCADRMVMTDLLKAEEIKKALDAFAAETFDPKKFFDLVGMTAMSAESVKQVFRVLDVDGSGFIEEDELKFVLKGFSKDGRDLTDDETRVFLKAADKDGDGKIGIDEFEAMVHE; from the exons CTGACAGGATGGTGATGACGGACCTGTTGAAAGCAGAGGAGATCAAGAAAGCTCTTGATGCCTTTGCAG CAGAGACGTTCGACCCTAAAAAGTTCTTCGACCTGGTGGGAATGACGGCCATGTCGGCCGAGAGTGTCAAGCAGGTCTTCCGGGTTCTGGATGTGGACGGAAGCGGCTTCATAGAAGAAGATGAACTAAA GTTTGTACTGAAGGGCTTTTCCAAGGACGGCAGAGACTTGACAGATGATGAGACAAGAGTTTTCCTCAAAGCCGCGGACAAAGACGGTGACGGCAAGATCGGCATTGACG AGTTCGAAGCGATGGTGCATGAGTAG